TCGATGTTCCTGGTCCACTCCCATTTCCGTTTCCCAAGGAACAGCTGCTTCTAACTTCCACTGATATCCTCAAGCCCCCTTACTCCACTGCTTCCCACACCTCTCAGCTGGCgtctctgcccctccctctcaGGAACAATCGAGGTCATCAGACATGAACTCGCTCAGCTCCCTGCACCCAAGCCTAAAACATACATATTTCAAAGGCCCACTCTGACTTCTTGGCTTCTAATCTAAGCCcttcttttgtgactgactgATCACTTCCATCTCTCAGTTGGGTACTCCccatttctcatttgtttccaattttctctttatactGGCTCCATTCCTATATGTTGTTAGTTGCTCAAAGCTCTTCCATCTTAGGGGGTGGGAAAGCCCAACATAAAACAAACCTTTCCTTGACTCCATATTGGCTGCTCTTCTCCTCCTTAAGTGCTGATGTGCCATAGGCCTGAGTCTTTAGTCCTCTTCCTGTCGCACTCCACACAGCCTCCTTGGGCAAACTCATGCACTCGCATGTCTTCAACTACCATCTCTGAGCCATTAGCCAGCAAATCTGTATCGCTCACCCGTTTGAGCTCTCATGGTGCCGATCCCACACGTTACACTAACGAACAGCATTCTCCATCTGCATCTCAAAGATACCTCacactcaacatgtccaaaacagaaCTTCTTCCCAGGTTTGTCTCCACTTCCGTTTTGGACCTCTCAGGGACTGACACTGTCTACTCAGTTATTCTTATAAGAAACCTAAATACTCTGAGACACTGACTCAGACGAATTCTTCTTTCTTAAACTCTCCtatctggcccctgcccacccccattGCTACTGCCTTAGTTCAGGTCCTGAGTATCTCTTGCTTAGATGACTTGACTGCTTCCTAACCTCTATccctgcctccagttttgttctctTAAATCTATCCACAATACGGTTACCAGATTTGGCCATATAACcaccctgcttaaaatccttcagtggatACACAAGAAACTTCATAGTGATTGTCTTTGGGGAGAACATGGGGGCCTAAGGTaggagaaatatttatctttcacTTCAGTACTATTGAATTGTTTACTATTAGCATGCACTACTATACAAAACTAAAGTTTCAGTGGCCCCCCAGTGCCTACAACACAAAGGCCCTCATGATTGGCCTGCTGCTTACCTTTTAAGCTTCTCTCTCAAGACactcctctgtctggaatgcccttctctCATCCTCCTAGAGCCTGTCCCCTAATCTTTTAAGACTATTCAAATGACACTTCCTCCTGATTTCTCTATACAGAAGCAAcctttgtgtctctctctcctttgtgtcTACTTTGTGCCATAAACAGACTTCCATCATGGCATTTACAGCTCGTGttgtatataatatttaaacAGATTGTTGAcaatgtctgtctccctccattAGCCTCAGATTCCCTGAGGCAGGAATTGTTTCTTATTCACCTTTGAATTTTCAGAGTCTACTGACTGAGTCAGAATTTACAGGGGGTGGGGCTTACATAAGAGTGTTTTGAAAATGCTCCACAGGTGATTCTAACTCAATCCCCTGATGACAACTGCACTGAAATATAAACTCCTTGAGACTGGGAATCATCGTGACCAGAACaatgtaggtgctcaataaacgctTTCTAAACTGAAGGTGGACAAGTCTCAAAGTTGACGGAGGAGAGGTTGGGACTGGAGATTTGGAGGCATCAGGACATAAGATGGTGTGTGAAGTTGTGGAAGGACTTAAGCTTCCTCAAGAAGGTTGGGAGTTAGAGGAGTTAGGAAGCCAGGGCAGTCTTCTTTGTCACCCTGTTACTGCAGAGGATTCATTCACACGTGTTTTTCCTTCCAGACTAGGAGTTCCTTTGGAGCAGAAACTCTGTTCTATTCATCTCTGTCCACCTGGCACTGAGCACAGTGCACAGTACATGTTAGGAGCTCAGTGACCTTTTACCGAGTTGTCTGAGCGCCACTGATAACACAGGGAGGTAAACACTTCAGGGACGTAAAGAAGAAAGCGACTACTTTGGCCTGGAAGGGCTGGAAACAGAGATTTTCAGAGGGACGATTGAGGTTGGTCCTGAAAGAGAAGTTCATTTGGCAAAGAACTGGCCAGAACTTCAAGCAGAGGGAACCGCAGGAGCGTAGGTGCCCAGGCACGAAAGAGCACAATGCAGATCTGGGGCCGGGAGTCAAGTGCTTGAGACAGGAAACATGAGGGACCTTTAGAAATTGAGGCTGAGAGGGTCAGGGCCAGACTGTGAACGGCCATGGACGCCCACCTAAGGCTTTAAGCGTGACTGCGGGTGGCCAAAGAGGAGTTTTAAATTGAATCTGAAACGCCCAGATTGACTATTTCTAAAGGTAACTAGCGGCAGCACGCAGGGCCGAGTAAAGAATTGAGAGCCTCAAGGGAAGGAGCGTGATTAATGGCTAATGGTCCAGCTAATACACCCAAGCAGAGGCTGTATCCTCCTTAAGTCTTACACccgagagaaaggaagaggatgaGAATGAGAAATCCATTCTGTAAAAACCCAAGATTTAAGTCAAGCAAGCTGCGAATTCCGACTCCCGCTGACCACGAAAGGGCACACCTGTTTTTTCAGGTCTCAACTGGATGGGGAGTTGCCAGGTGGAAATGCCCGGAAACTTTCCGTGCTACATTAGGGGTTCCGAACCCCTTCCCGTCACAGCGCCACCCCGCGCGAGGACCAGGCCGCGCACACTGCCGCCGGGAGGAGGGAGCACCCCGCGGGAGTGAGGAACCCTGGCACCCACCCCAGACGCAGGGTCGGCCACTGCGCGTGCGCACCTAAAGAgcgcgccccgccccctgcctTCAAACCGGGTGGCGGGAAAGGGGACTCAGTGCCTCCCAAGAACGCCCCTGCAGCTTCGAAGGGACGTTGCCCGATTAGAGCCCTGTCGCCCACACTCACTCACCGGCTCCCCGCCGGCCCTCAGGATCCCCGCGGAGGCACCGGCCTCAGGCGCGGGGCCGCAGCCTTTCCCGCCACCCGGCTCAGCCGGACCAGTCCCGGCCTGCGTGgggagcggggcggggcgagCCGGGCTGGTCCATGTGACCCCGAGGAGCAGGGGGGTTAGTGATGAAGTAAGGAAAAGGGAAGCGAGTACAAGTACTGTTTTATCTGAGTTGATTCCCTACATTCAGTCAAAAATCACAGCGCTATGAGTTTTCTGCTGACTTAAGAAAATAGGAATCAAAGTCCGATTAAAGTGAATTTACAAACATTCTTCCCCTTCTCTTAGTCAAGTGGATTGTTCCAAAGTCTTACATGATTAGTTAGAAAAATTAGGCTTTATTTGGGAGGAAGTGGAGAGTTGAACTACGGGGAAGGGTGGTCTTTTGCGGGGCGAGAGTGACTGTCATCTAGAGGTACAGACTTAAAGCTTGCGAAGTATGCAGGAGGCTCCTAAAAGGAAGAGATCgacaataaatattcattggtCAGTTGAGAGTCTCCTCTGGCCTCTGCCGAGATGAGTATTTTGCCAACAACAGAAGAGAGGGTTCAAACGAATAATTATTTCCTGAATTATTAAGCATTTCAATAGAAGGAATCAATTTCTCGAAAATGAGGAGAGTTAGAAGAGATTTGCTGAAGATGAAAGGACAGAtgagagaaaagtgaaaagacacaaaaaaaggaaaattaagaagacTATAAAAGTAGTGATAAAGGCAGACAGATGCCATTTGAAGAGTTTTTTATCAGCTCTAAGTAAATTAAAACTCTGAGGGTCAAAGCCTCTCCCTCCTACGCCCCCACCCACCTTTGCATTTGCTCCAGGCATCTGATTTCCTGTTTCCGCCTCAGGGAGCTCTCCTGGGGCTTAAGTACCATCTGCCTGGAGGCCCCGCTGGCAGATATCAGGCAGAACAGTTAAGCTACTTAATTTTTCTAGGTTCACCCACCCCTGTTTAGGTTGGGAGCTCACTGGCCCAGGGCCTCCAAAGAGATCCATCGTgccagaatgaaaacaaaacccagcTAGTGGATGTTGACGGGTTTATGTGGCTTTACAGGACAGTTCAAAATCCAGCGTTCACTTTTCTCAGAGCTACTTCCCCACCCAAGTTCCTGGGGCAAGCATCCCTGAGATAAGTAGGCTACGTTCTCCCATTAACTTCCCCCCAGTTTTTGGTAAACTGCAGCCTGATCTGGGGTTAATaccttcatttcctctctccctgcccccagcccctctcccaacCCTTGGAATGCCTTGTCTCCTCCACTTCTTTCCATCTGCCTCCTGTGAGGAGTACTCCCTGCTTCCCTGCTCCCTCAGAAACCTGGAGCCACACACATGACCAGCAGCAGGGTAAAGGCTAGAAGCTTAAGATCTTGGTTCCCTATGCTCAGCACCCTGGATTGGGAGAGGAGGGTATAGGATGACACCTCTTTTCCTTCCCTATCTCTCCTGCCATGCCCCAGAACTCAGACACAGCCACATTCACTCACATTCATACACACAATCATGCACACACAGGGGCAAAgagaggtgggatggggaggaagggaagttTGCACCAACCAGCTCATGAATGCAACTTGAAAGATTTCACACAGCAAaaggcaaaacacacacacacacataaattaaaaaataaagaagtacatGCCCCTCCCCACAGTATCCTTCTCCATCCAGGGGCTGGCTCAGCCCTTCCACGTAAACCCAGAAGCTTCCtactccctctctcccactggaGCTTCTACAGGGCCTGGGTCTTCAGTTCAACAGGTTCCCCTGTGCTCTCTGGTTGTCCATTGGAGTCATTGGGCTTGGTCCCCTTGAGAACAGACAGTCTCTCAGAAACACTCTTGAGCcgggggaagaggagaaagtcaTAAAGCAGACTGCCCAGGCCTGCTCCAATGATTGGGCCCACCCAGTACAcctgcaggaaaagaaaaggaataatcaGGTTTGGGGAGGGGACCAAGAGCAAGGCTGCTCTTTTTCCAACCCCATCAGTGGAAAACAGATATCCTGCGCTTGGCACATACAGTGGAGCCCTATTTAAGCAGAAATcagtgtttgtttgcttttaaagtcTAGACTGCTCCACTGCCTGCACCTCAAAACTCACCATTTCTTTTCTGACTCGTCAAATTATACCTTTATCCCACACCTTCTTAgcacatgtatattttatttgttgttatcaGTTTGCACACGTTTATATAttgctttgaaaaacaattttatttaattgtggtaaaatacacataacataaaattcaccatcttaaccatttctaggtgtacagttcagcagTGGTAAGTAtattcatgttgttgtgcaacAAATCTCaagaacttcttcatcttgcaaaactgaaactctatagccattaaacaacaactccccatttccagCCCCTGTCGACTaccattttgctttgtttcaacgaatttgactactctagatatgtcatataagtagaatcatacagtatttgtctttttgtgactggcttatttcactaagcatgttgttcatccacgttgtagcatgtgttaggatttgcttcttttttaaggctgaatactattccactgtatgcatatactacattttgtttagccattcatctgtgagggacacttgggctgcttctgCCTTTTGGTTGTTGTGCATAATGCTGCCATGAAAATGGGTGTACAGCTTTGAAaacttttttgaattattttcatatgtttggCTGGCATATGGCCAAACAACACAAACATAGCCAATTTGTATTGAGGACTTATTCCGTACCGGATTCTGTGCTAAATATTTCACACATATAACTTTCATACTTATTTCTCATAACACTCCCATTTTatagtaaggaaactgaggcacagaaagattgaGTTATTTGCAGTAATCACACACAAGGCTAGTAAAGTGCTAGAACGGGGATGAGTCCAGGCCCATTTGTGCTCATGCACATCCTCATCTCTTGACAGCAGAAGTTTTTGTCTTCCTGTTTGGTTGTCTGTCCTCATAGTGCTAGTTTTGGAATCTAGTGGATACTTAATAAAAATCCCTGACTAACCGGCAAAGGAACGATATGAGCAAGAGCCTCTCTTTCTAGCAAAATCAAGAATCCTGTTCAGAGTCACAGGCATGCCAAACTCTGTGACAGCCCCCTTAGCTGAATGCTGGTAGAGTAGTCAACACATCCAAATGGAAAGCAGTAACCAAACCTGGAACCTGCAGTCTATACCCATCCAGGAGGGCTTTGGGATCTTGCTCTTCTCCCCTCACTTACCCAGTGGTTGGTGAAGTTTCTGGTGAGAATGGCAGGAGCAAAGGAGCGGGCAGGGTTCATGCCTGCACCAGTATAATACATCTGCAAGAGACACAGTTGTACCTGAGACACCCCCACTCACCCCAGCTCCTCTCCGCACAACCCACATTCCCCTGAAGGCTGGCACCTTGCCTCCAGTCAGCAGCAAGTAGGGAAGGACAACCTGCATGGGGTCCCACAATGGAGTGAAGGCACTGATGCCCCATCTGGGAACAGACTATGGATCCATCAGCAAACCCCAATCTACCCATAATGCATGCAATGCCATCTTGGGGTCCAGAAGGACTAATACAGCAGTCACAGGAGAGAGGAATAGAGCAGGGCTGATTCCTCTGTGAGGACTGATACAGAGTGAGGTGGACAATATTCATGTTTGAGAGTGAAGCCGGCAGAAGAACCCTTAAAAGAAGGGAAAGGCATAGGGGCCCCGAAGTCCTTAAAGGAGAAGTTGCTCCCCTTTCCTGCTTACCCCAAAGAGGTGCCCCAGGGTGAGGGAGAAGCCAACCGCCAGGGCCACAGAGCCCAGGCGGCCATTCCGCCTCTCGTCGTATGTGGCAAAGACGCAGAGCACGAACTGGAGTGTCAGGAAGATCTCCACTACAGTGGCCTGGCCCACACTCACCCCAGGGTGCAACTGGgcaaaggaagaagaagggagcaGCTCATTAGGGCTGCCACAGTGTTAGCTCCTCAAGGCTTCCCAGGCAGGATCCCCCTTATGGCACCAGTTCCCTGGAGAGGAAGGATAATACAACCCCCTTCATagtaattgtattttttcttaatttctccttaatTCCTTCATGGTGGAAAAATTGCACCCacttccacagatgaggaaaccaagggcccataaagtgaaataaatttccTCAAGAAACTTCAGGGAGTTGGAAAGAAAGCTGGGACCTGAACTCAGGTTCCTTGAGTCTCAGTCCAGGGCTGTATGCCTTCCTTACCCCACCACACCACCTGTTGATCCGCCCCaccctgaaacacacacacacttacacacacaaaaTGTCCCAGACCCCTGGGGAACTGATCCACCCGCACAAGGCGGGGAGTCAGGGCACCAGgttcccccagccccactcagccGCCCATTACCGTGTTAAGTGCTAGGTTTCCTCGGACGGCAGGCGGGGTAACACTATATAGCACGGCAGCCCCAGCCACTGCTCCCAGCAGTTGGGCTGTCATATAGCAAACGGCACGGAGCAGGGACATCTGGGAGCCCACAAGGAAGGCAAAAGTGACTGCAGGATTGATGTGGGCTCCACTGATGTGGCCCACGGCCTGCACCAGCGTAGACAGGGCCAAGCCAAaggccagagccacctgcaggacatgcagGGGTCCAGGGGCCCAACGCAGTGAGGACCCCAGCCCGAAGAAGACATAGAAGAGGGTGGCAAAGAACTCAGCAAATATGGCCCTCCAGAAGGAGGCGGACCGCAGCTCCCACATGGCAGGGGGACGGCCACGATGCCTGGGTCCCTGATACCCCCCAGCCTGGTTTGGGTGGACAGTCCCCTTTATAGAGGACTCTTAATccctgggaggggcagcctgAGGTGGCTGGCCCGGCCTCTTAACCCCTTCACAGCTGCAGAGGGCTGGGCCCACTTTCATGCATCTGATTAGGCTGCTGggttttcccctccctcctcaacTGGGCGATGAGCAGAGCCATGGGTGTCACAGTGGGGAAGGGTCAGGGCTGGAGAGGCTCTGAGAGGAAGGGACCAAGGACAGGGCGACTGGAAGAGTCTGCCTTTCTCTTCATGCCAAAGTTGGGGTTCATAGTCCTGACTGACATCTATATTAGAACATCCCTCAATTCTGCTTGGAAGGTTGGTCAAGCTGGGTTCACTTCGTGGATTATGAGATTGTACTCCTGGGGGCCTCCAGGCTCCTCTGAGTCGGCCAGGGGtaaaagtgggggtgggggtcaggagtGGGGTTCAGCAGGGAAGTTGGGATAACTGAAGAGAATTCTTTAGTTCTCTGGGATTAGAGGGCCTTCTCCCATTGGCTGGTTTGGACTGGAATCTGTGGACCCTGCGTTCTGGGACAGAATAGTTCTGCTGTGTCTGGCTTTCTCTGAGCCCAGGTTCCCTACCCCCAACCCATGCCAGCATCTCCCTTTCCAAACCCTCAGCCTGGCCTTTTaaaccacagagacagagaggggaagaagCTGTCTTCCATGGATATGCTGAGAGCAGGGTTGAGGGGCTGAGGAGCCGAGAAGGGGTTAGTAGTTAAATCTCAGGATCAGCTTGTACTTCATCTCTCCTCCTTCATAAGGTCCTAGCAGGAAGAgctgaatggaaagaaaatgccTCATGGCTATGAAGCAATGGGAGGGTCTAATGCCTCCTATGGCCAGGATGAGGACACTGGAGTCCTAAACCTTGATCCCTAGAGAAAggtctgggggcgggggtgggaagcaggctgatcaaggagagagaaaagaacaaggtGGGGAAAGAAAGCTTGGGGAAAGAGGTTCAGTTGTGCTCAGGCTTGGTGAGGAACTTGGGACCTAGAAGTGGGGGCTGTGAAGGCAGAATGGGACACattagtaggctctaccatctccATGTCATGGCAAGTCATACAGGCCACAAGCTTTTCCTGTGAAGCACAAGAGGAGAACAAAAATTTGAAGGAGAGGCCTGCAATACTGGTGCCCAGCATCAGTCCCATCCAGGACACCtgtgaggaaagaggaggaacaCAGACCAGGGCCTatgctcctctcctcctccagctcggGGATGGACAGGAAGAGTTTCAGCCAAGGTAGATGGCCCATCTAACCCATCCACCTGCAGGAACAGTTGCTGAGAACAGGTCAGAGGGCACCCAAGGGCACTGGAGCTCCCAGTTTCATGGAAGAGGAACAATCCATCAGAGGTGCTTGGAGTCTTTTGCGCTCTAGAAGTGTCACCAATCTCCTGACTTCAGGCCCTGTAATCCTTGGTGCATCTCACTCAGCAATGCTCCCAGATCCCAGTCACAGTGGCTGGCCCCACGGAGTGTACAGGGTTCATGCTGCTTCCAGAAAAGGACCCCTGGACAGGAGACAGGGTAGTACATCACGGTGTTAAGAAGAGAGAGACTGTGGCCTCAAATATGTTGGTTCAGATGTGGATGAGGATACAAAGTGACAACTAGTTGtgactgctggtgggagtataaaagGGGATAATTACTTTGGAACACAGGGTAGAACCATCTTGTGAAGATGAATAAACACACACTTTCTGACCCATACTTCTCACTTATATACCCAAGATAGAGTTTTCTATACCTACACGAGGAGACATGTGCATGAATGTTTAGAGCAGCACTGTTCACCATAgcaaaaagctggaagcagccCAAATGCCTGTCAACAGGAGAACAGATGAATAAAtggtggtatattcacacaatggaaaatCATTCAGTAGTCAAAATGAGTGAACCACCACAGTGACACTCAATAATTGGGATGGATCTTAGCAATAAAatatcaagttaaaaaaagaagtccCAGAAGATTATACATGGCATGATAacctttttataaagttaaaaaagactACAATAAAAATACACTTTTCAAAATACACACAGATGAGATGAAACTACATGAGAAAGTAAACCAAGAATGATGAACACAGAATTCAGGATAGTGTTTACCTTGAGTTAGGGGAGGTAAGGGGATGGAGTGGGATATTTACATATCTACGTGTAGATTTCTCTAAGTGATCATCAAGGTTCTAGTTTTTCTGTTGGGTGGATAGTTAATAATGATGCTTAAttgttatttaaaacaaacaaataaacaagtaggagCCATATATAGGCCAATGAGGAGATGTCATGAACAAAGAAATATTCTGTGTACTTGAAACCCATAAagaacagcagcaacaaaaaaaatccaggggctggccctgtggccgagtggttaagttcacgcgctctgcttcagaggcccagggtttcgctggttcaaatcctgggcacggatgtggcaccactcgtcaggccacactgaggaggcatcccacatgccacaactggaaaggacccacaactaaaaatgcacaactgtgtaccgggggctttggggagaaaaatgaaaaataaaatcttaaaaaacaaaatccaggctTTACCACTTTCTAGAT
This DNA window, taken from Equus przewalskii isolate Varuska chromosome 5, EquPr2, whole genome shotgun sequence, encodes the following:
- the MIP gene encoding lens fiber major intrinsic protein, producing the protein MWELRSASFWRAIFAEFFATLFYVFFGLGSSLRWAPGPLHVLQVALAFGLALSTLVQAVGHISGAHINPAVTFAFLVGSQMSLLRAVCYMTAQLLGAVAGAAVLYSVTPPAVRGNLALNTLHPGVSVGQATVVEIFLTLQFVLCVFATYDERRNGRLGSVALAVGFSLTLGHLFGMYYTGAGMNPARSFAPAILTRNFTNHWVYWVGPIIGAGLGSLLYDFLLFPRLKSVSERLSVLKGTKPNDSNGQPESTGEPVELKTQAL